DNA from Triticum aestivum cultivar Chinese Spring chromosome 7D, IWGSC CS RefSeq v2.1, whole genome shotgun sequence:
gtttaagcttctgccactctcgcaacccatcatctgattgctactccacaatgcattcccttaggcccaaatatggtgaagtgtcatgtagtcgacattcacatgacaccactaagggaatcacaacatacatactatcaaaatatcgaacacatatcaagttcacatgattacatgcaacatgatttctcccgtgacctcaagaataaaagtaactactcacaaatgataattatgctcatgatcagaggagtattaaatagcataatggatctgaacatataatcttccaccaaataaaccatatagtaatcaactacaagatgtaatcaacaccactagtcacccacaagccCCAATCTATAGtttcagtaacaagattgaacataagagatgaactacggtttgagatgagatggtgttgttgaagatgttgatggagatttccctccccaagatgggatagttgttggtgatgatgatgacgatgatttccccctccgggagggaagttcccccggcggaatcgctccgccggagggaaaaagtgctcctgcccaagttccgcctcgagacagcggcgctccatcccgaaagtcatctccttattttttctaggtcaaaatgacctatataccagaagacgggcaccggaggtgggcctgagtgaacacaacccaccagggcgtgcctgggctccctagcgcgcctaggtgggttgtgcccacctggtgggccccctctggtacttatttgctccaatattcctcaaatattccatagaaATTCTctatgaagtttcagcttgtttggagttgtgcaaaataggtagcctgatgtagcttttccaggtccagatttccagctgccggaatactccctctttgtgtataccttgcatattatgagagaaaaggcattagaattactccaaaaagcattattatggatagaaacatgataaataacagtaagaaaacatgatgcaaaatggacgtatcaggccccggagggatgggatcccccggtgagctgcacgaGGTAAAaaaaatggcttaccatagttgtggtttttgattatttgcaatgtgcttgctaatatgttacgGTTGTGCAGGTGCTGGTagatgtccttgatgattccgatctCGCGGTatgtcctgtggacaacgccccataTATCGTTTTCGATGTCacggtccgtcctgtggacattgccccggagatcgattctgatgctgTTGtctgtcctgtggacatcgccccagagattgattccgaTGTTGCGGTCCGTCCTGcggacatcgccctagagatcgattcccatgccgctgtccgtgctgtggtcattgcacgagagatcgatgacaagaaatagttggtcgcgccaatccttcaaggtagtttgcgttgtgtttaattaccagaacgatgcgtgttatcaaaccaacttagggctagtgcactgtcttgtgtgggtggtacttgctacttttgtttgatagtgaatcatgtgaaccttctccgagttatggaaacagatgtatccttaccagcttttgatgtaatatatggcatgcttagatgtaagtttgcctgtttatcatatcagcacggcttgtttgatgattcttggtgttagtaggctagctactttGTGGGCTATAGTACTAGCAAACACTCAACGAAGAGAAACGTTGGgactgatgagctcgtggtacgcttataggtctgatccgtcgttgatcgaccaatagctcaagctcctaaaattgtaggcttagcgatcgagcAAACAATAGTCCACAATTATATATTAATTCACATCAAACTCAAAGAGTTGGTTCACGAATACATTCGCATTAATATCCAGCAAAATTGGCATGTACttgtaacatgcgtgaatgtgtaaaAAATTTGTCGgaagcgtgaatgtgtagtgaTGTCGTACTTTCGGAGTGGCTAAAGAGAGTGTGTATGTGTGCTAGACGGGTTGTTGAATTGAgagagatctagagagagagaaagaccctccGGCCTCCTTCGGTTTGTAGGAAATTTGTAGGAactctataggataggatttgcaaaggaaaaattcttttgatgccttttggtttataggaatggattcctattcctatgtaggataggaatcaatgcttcatattttggaggaaaaaaattagcctagactcaatggaaaaaatcctatcctatgcaccaaataacatctctttctctataggaattgagatgcatgtcatctcactttctatgattttcctattcctataaaattgctatcctatgaaccaaaggaggcctcatttctttctactcctaatcgttagattgacaaaggatattttttagaacacaaaatcatagcagtacagagacgtacaaatcctaggcgagcccgtttggcctagtgggttttagtgatatgacgtgctatagtgtcgtccagtcttcgcgtgtggtagcagtattacGGGTAtaataagttttcttgaagaagcagaattcaacgaagtcatgatggttccttcgtccgaccaacttacagtgggaaaggttgggcctgcgctacgaccggggtgcaccaggataattttgtgcatggcaagtggaccaggatggtcgacgtcccacatgtcggcgaatgaaattattctttccgatatcgaggatgagcaacgagtattcattgtttatgtttgatgaaagctattttctccactgttacgacggaggagtgtggaacacggcagcccagtgaacttggcatgtgcacaactccctccttcctcatgtaccatagtgttgactataaggttggctataaggttacaactttttctcactttctctctatctatttcctctcaaaaaAATTaccttctttttttagacacaattgtttttataacTCTTTTTttaattagttttttatacctaggagcacgtgcgGAGACGGGCTCTggtagagcccactccttgactttgccaatgcctctctctctcctccacataagcgagCTTATGGCCCAGTATTGTACTTGTTatgaatgcgggtagctggcgTCTAAGGGGGGAGCGCACGCGGGAGGGGGAGCGgttttctggtgggccagggcggtcagaagcgggcttggaagcggtccggactcccgcatggcccacctcacattatcaccatatttcttggagtccatgcgtgGCGGGCACgcaatctcttctccctcccccatctctctcttctcagccgacgcctgctgagagattagatttcggctatcgacggtttattcaattgcagtcccacatgtcagtgaaaatgcaagacaacgcgtgttccctctggtgagcggcgtgcgagccagactgtcgggggtgcgacatgAACGCGACAGGCGTGCTTTAAGTGTGCCGCCtcttccttttgaacttgcaaagtgtAACATTTTCGTGCAgttgatcgatagaaatccagaataaaatgacgagggcggggctttcccgcgcgttaggcgggctagtttggcctagtgggtttgagtgatatgacgtgctatagtgccatccacttgctccatttttatgtaagcaagcgtCTCCACTCTTacatgggaggagtgcgaaacaaggtggatctgattttgatcgagggataactgttgcctgcgaaataatggagcactgttagcgattatagcatgatagttagggcatctccagcgctgacccacaaatttacaccggcatctgtccgaggacactgatgccagaggatgccatccaatgctgcccgcatacctttcaacaaatatatgaactaaccggacgaaattcgtgcaaacaaagcaaatttcaaattaactgaaatgaaattcattacatttcgaaaacttttcctataaactagacgaaattcattacatatttcgcacaaacatactaaaacctactgtaaacctaatctacaCGATCGTCGGCGCCTGACCACCATGTCCGAccatgagccccgagaactgacgcctcggctattgcctttgcctcctcctcatccgcctcggctTTGCCCAGCTcagcctcgataacctcctcctccggagcacgaggttctgaagatttccgcctccacgtcgccgtcaagcggctaattggccgccgatgtttaccccaccaagcttggcgtcgactgagtggaggagcggtggccttcctggggccaaagcggcggcgacctaccatgtactactcttcctcgctgccggctgggCCCGCACACGCGTGCCGGCTTTGTGGTCATGGTGGCGAAGGGCGGCCGGGGGGAGCTggcgatgtccttcgtctgctcctgcgatagtacatccaagagagctttggagcgcgcccgaagCGGAGctgccgatgtccttcgtctgctcctgcgacagtacgtccaagagagctttggagcaccgGGAGGCCAttgttggagtggtgccgacagaaggaagggaccgaagGAGAATGATTGTgtgtctttggctatggctgggagctggggctgaagttaatatagcgggcgaatggcaatgagccatggcagacggatggacggatgGCGCTAGAGTAGGTTCGTCAGtagccgcgtgtcattaatgtgggcggcggacggacgaaTGGCCATGGTGTCGTTAACGCGGAGCAGTCGGTTGCACCTGGATGCCACGCGTGTGGCGCTCTCTCGACCGTCGCGCTACTAcaatgtcggcgccagtgagaggtcgcgtcgggcgtgaatgcggcattgacgttctggagtgacggtgaccgtttcaggcgggaagcgcgcgctagcgatggaaggggtttcggtaggccagggcggtcaaacgctggcgtggtggtaaatcatgtgaactcatggatgatgaGCCTTTGAAGCGTACGCGACACGTatagacaaccaggcgtccatgcaactgctcttgtcgccagctagccttcgacgaccaccattagacaccacacaaccatgcataacttacgaataatggacgaatcgatcaaacacacactcgtgtgcagtggcactatgatcggtcgctcacgatacatatataggtaccatagtaccctctctagctaggttgttttatagattgtcgttgtgatggatgatatacaagAGCAAGGTGCTGAGTCACGTCGTCGTGTCGTGTGCAGAGCCATGGCTAATGTCGGGCGCTCGGCGCCCAAGCACGAGTATGACGTTGGTGTTGAGCctggtgaatacatgctcggtgtccGTGAAGGCCGCCaacaaacgtctaaacagtaattttaggcaccgccggggcgcgcaggtgaagGGCTTGCCGTTTGCaatgcgccatgagcaggactttgattgagagagCGACGTGCATGCATTACCATGTTTTGATAGCGTGAGCGTGAAtgtctgcacgcgtacatgctacttgcgtCTATGGACGGTGTgtgctaatgtgtgcatcacgtataatattaAAAAATCggtttgtgcatttaacgcaaagtatttcatttttatttggctgacgagtgtgcgttgcaatgacgagtccatggtttgattcctcacatacgcataattttggtttttatttctttctccactgacaagtaggcccgcatagatagatagatagatagatagatagatagatagatacagaaTACGAGTTGATCGATGAGGAGCatgtggactgtttgactggtcaaccagacaaatacggagctatacgctgagccagtgaccgtaataatcaccatatctcatatataATGACCGTATTAACCGTATTCTTaagtacaatgatcaaagtgagctatcaagacaagttcgatgaccgccaatgcattttactcggtaataaatgactaggattgaaggggaatccaaatttccttcatcgtctgtccttgagctcttgacaaaccaatgcactatacggttgtccggccactctgCCCCAGAGCTCTCActaagcgtcgttcatgccaccgcgctgcacactaaccgtaaggaagcaatggcatcccgccgcgccgagttcctcgccacccaggaccgcacacaaaatggtagggaagcgatggcatcccgccgtgccgagttcatcgttGCTCGCGACCTTACACCTACGTGGGCGgactttgaagctgccaaggccgaatgggaggtagagcaagaggcggccaaagccacacagagggagcagaaaaggcagaaagcatTGAAGAAAAGAgtggcccgccgccgcaagaaataaGAGGACGCACGCACTGCTGCGGAGagctcggcggagatccaagcacggtggggtgtcgtcgacaaagctgggaaggagaacgacggtgtctggtcagcatgtgagaagtagtagtactagtagttagtgtgtgtgtctgtgtcgcccgtacgtttgtttaattaattacgagcatgtactagtactagttactactgtagtttttagagccaattactagtacattagcctagactcaatgaaaaaattcctatcctacGCATCAAATGGCAACTCTTTCTCTATTGGAATTGAGGTGCATATCATCTCACTTCCTATAATTTTCATATTCCTATTAAATTCCTAtcatatgaaccaaaggaggcctccgCTGGAGTACagtactactgtagctagcagtattaTTGGTACAGTAATTTTCTTCAAGAAGcgaaattcaacgaagtcatgatggtttctttgtccgagcaactttacagtgggaaaggttgggcctgtgatttgatggctcattagtcattattattgTGACGCggcgaccggggtgactctcccttggagttttgcgtgcatggcaagtggaccaggatggtcgacgtcccacatgttggtggatggaagtattctttccgatatcgaggagcaaggaaaccgcgtggtatagtatcactgttgatttatattttttatgaaagctagcGTTTCAACttttacgacgaaggagtgccaaacacggcacgtgctagatgtcccacacgtaagcgaaaggagtgggacatgaatagcgtggtagagcgtctccacttcttccacttctaggtcggagaccacacgtagtactagtggtatgaacgatacaaagtgcgacccgaagagaaagacacgtctagttgaaATGTCTCGGGctatacacgtaaacaaatataaaacctaatgtgtgtctccaattaatatagtagtagagtacttaggcacgtacatcataacatcaccgtgcattgcacgtacaacatttagtggcagtaagagacaaatgcctatataccacgcatgttcatactatttgtgcctttctacttcacttgatgcgctacattactcaggttcgtatgtccactcctaggtacatgtccatctcgtagttccagtcccacgtgttcttcatagatggaacgatccataatggtgggcaacgggagtccatatcatcgcagcttctgagtgtggctccccacgatggagactcatccaaactgaaGCGGCATAGATCAAGGATAGGGGCGTTCAAGATATGAATCCGTCGGTGTGCAATGAAAACGCACCCGTTCTTCATGATCGGTAGGCCGTCGACgttgtgcacggaaggtggcatcgtTTGCActatggggtagttgtccccgatgAAAATCGACTACTCTTCAAGTGTGTTTATCCGCACCCaggtagcatcacgggggtcgaacacGCCGTAGTTCATCTACACCTGGCATCTCAAACCTGGATACATGCTGACGTGCATGGTTATGGTCCATGCAGTATAATCAGGTGATGTAAGCAGGCGATGCGGATTAAAATAAAATACTTTATATTGCTTATTTCTATGAGGGGGAACGGAAGCAATGTATAGACCAGCTGCGGCACGGGCGACGAATGGACACCCtcgtgctaaaacttggtggaATGGATGCGATGCGGGGCGGCCGAGCTTTCGGACGGTGCGGGGCAACCGGGAGCAGCAAGAACGGGTGTGGATTTGCGGCAGCGGGGAGTGGAGGCACGAACGGAAGCGAGCGGCAATGAGTTTGCGCCAAAGGAAACGGAAACCGGTAAACACAAGGTAAATCCCATAGATATGAAGGAAATGAGCCCACGAATTCGGGATCCAAAAAAAATCCTGGACAAGTGAATTTGTGGGATCTATTCAGGCCGGCAAAACGGCATCCGTCCCGTAAACCTGGCCCGTACAAAATGAGTGTTGGCACTAAGCCTGTATCACTGTAAAATTGTACGAATATCCAAAGAAACCATTAAGAAATATGGAAATTATCCGAGGACGAGATCACATGCTGAATCAAACAAATTCTGAATTGCACcagttttcttggtcttgtttTCGAAGGTCTGAAGCATTTCTATACAAGTCTGCAGGTGGATGCTTTACTCCCTCATGTCTCAAAACCAGAGACATTTCGTCCAAAACCAGAAATGTGTGGAAAACCGCTGACGTGTCACTGGTTTTCTCTCTTCTCCTCCCCTGTGTCTCGCCCACACGGTGGCGGCATTTTCTCGGGCACCTTCTGTGCGCTCACCCAGCACACCAACGACGATGCAGCACTTTCGCCAGGCTCCTGTTGTTGCTGTCGCTGTAGCCTAGCCTCCGCTTTCGTGCCAGTGCTGCTGCTGCACATGGATGACCGACGGACCACACCGAGTCCACGGCCGACGTGCCGCCCGGGAAGCTCGAGCTAACGAAGGCCATGAAAGGGCTCGCAGCATCGCTTGGCGTGTTTCTCGCAACATCGGAACCACTGACTGCATCGATGGCCGCATGGCCGATGTGCGGCTCATGCACAGCACGACCCCCCGAATTATATACCCGTACCTGGTCAGCATACTCTTTCTCCCATTCCTCATGCGCTGCTTCCCCATCCAGTAGAGCCATCAACTTCTCACTCTCGTAGTCTCGTTGACATCCAGCCGCCGTGTCCCACAACCACCCCGTCACGCTCCGGCCGCCCGAACCCGCCCAACTTCCGCACCACCGGCCCGTGCGGCCACTCGTACTCGTACATGCCATCGTTTGAGAGTTGCTCCTACACCAGCAGGCTTGCCACGCCGTCCTCGCTCATCACGTTGCACAACAGCTTCACCACATTCCCGTGCTGGATCGAGCTCGGCATCCCCACCTTGTTGCCGCGGCCTCTCGCCGCGCCTCTTCTTCTTCCACCTCGAGCTGCCTCGCGcagctctctctctttcttttgtcTCACACAGGAACACACACACTAGAGGAAGACTCAACACACACGCGCGCATATACCAAAAAAAGCACACAAGCTTTGCCCAGAGGCACTCTTACTTGGCAGCCACAAACACTACATTGTTTTCCCAGCCCTCACGGCCTCTCATTTCATTAACGCAATGCAATGTATTTATACGAAGGACCTGGCACTCACGCACGCACTACCCTAGCCTGCACACTCGGCCACTTATCCCACTAAGCCATGCACTAAGCTAACCAGTACTTGCATGCACCTATTCTATCTCCTTGATTCGCTCCAACGTCCAGACTACTCGACGACCACCTGACCAAGCAAACTGCATGCATGCACACTaacaaactactccctctgtcccacaatataaaaacgtttttcaaACTATATTAGCtcgaaaaacgttcttatattatgggacggagggagtagtacactaGTTCATTCTGCCGGCCTGACTCCAGTGTGCCTTGCCGCTTCACGCGACCGTGCCGCATCCCACAACACCGCGGCTTCACACTGCAATCGACATCTCACCATGCTCGCTGCATCGCACAGCAGCCCGGCATCTCGTCTTCTCCGCACACTCAACAGAAGCTTCCACGACTAGCTACTCCCTAAACTATCTAAGTTACATGTAGACCCAAAGCTAAAACATTCAATACATCGAATCAAGATTAAAGCTAACACACCTCAGCGTCGAACTTGTGGCATGGTACAGGGTGGCTGGCGGAGCTCGCACACGGCGCGACGGGCGCGTCCCTGGCGCACTGCGGGTGGGGCTCCACCGTCAAGAGCTTCGTTTTTGGGCATCCGCCATGATGCTCCCGTTCGTCCTCGACGAGCCCCTCGCCACGCGCACCATGGCGGAGGAGGGGGTCAACGTGGAGGTGGCGAGGGACGAGGTTGAAATGTGGCTTCTCCACGTGCGCGAGTGGCCATGGTGCAGCTACCACTAGCGCGGGATGGACGGTTTCGAGCTCGGCAACGTTGCCATGGGTGTGGGATAAGGCAGACAAGGTCCTCAAGGAAATGCTTTTTGTTGTatgagagagaagaggggggaaggagagagaaAACCAATACCTCAAAAAAATGTGAAACCAATGACACGTCAGCAGTTTTTGTCACAATTCTGGTTTTGGACGAAATGTATCTGGTTTTGAGGCATGAGGGACTAAATGTCGACCAAAAATAGGTGAAGGACTAGATGTCTACTTCTTGTAAATTCaagggaccaaaaacatacttttctgtTTCTATAAGGACGTGAACGTGGCTAAACCTCGGCAAAGTGTGTGTGGATAGGGGTCTtggagtggaggaggaggtggtggtggacgTTGGGGAGGTGGGGGTCACAGAGGCAGGGGCGCAAAGGTACATGATGAGGCACATGGAAACAACGACCATGGTACAGGTCGATGAATCGATCGTAGTGGATGCAAAGGTGAAATGATGAGAAGTGGTGGCAATAGACATATTACCAGTAGCTAGAGAGAGTGCAAATAATCGTGGCGGTGGTGGCAATGTGCAAGGCTAGCAGATGAGTAACGGTGGCGGTGGTGCTAGCGACATTAGTGGTAGCCCAGTTGGTACTGGAAGGAGATGTAGCACCAGTTATCGTGTCATACGTCACCACAAAATTATTGTATAATGTTGAGTTGCCACAAAGCCACATGGTGATTCAAATAAGGCATAAGCTTCGTTAGACACAAAAATTATATGACGAGTTGTGAATATTCCAGATTTATATCGGATTGGCTTAAATGCCTAGAAAGAATGTTATAATTATTGTGAGTACATATGTCTGCTTCTATGATTGTCATTTTGTTGATATGGCTATCATTTGCTTATTTACTTTGAATATATCTATATATCTGGTGCAAGGAATCAATTGTTTTTTTTTTCTTGCGAGGAAAGCTCCGGCAAGTACATGTAGCAGTGCTCAGATGATTAGCTTCCTTGAGGCAGaaccaacccatcagggttcaagttctAGACATGCATTGGTGATTGCATTTTTCTGAATCTGTTTCAGGCCTTTCGACGATGTGCATTATGTGAGGGGAGACATTCCCGTCTACTACGAAGGCATCTGTAGCGACTTCATCAATTtcaagatgatgtgccggctcaTTTTCtcgaggtgctcatagggatagaacATGCGTGTGCGCGTGCGTTTATAGGGGTGAGCgtatgtgtgtatgtatgagcatctgcgtctgtactatgttaaaaaaagtACGCATAATTCTGACACGCAAATATTTACAACTATAGCAAACTTGCGCTACCTAGCTTAACCAGACATCTAAAAAAAAGGTCGGTCCATATCTTCTAGATGGAAGTAATTATTGCCTTGGAATGTATGCTGATAGTAATTACTTTTTCATTTACCATATGAATCACTGGTGGTCATCTAGTACCTTTGGTCAATCCTGAATATATGGAACCACATTTAATTCACATATAGGAAAAATTGGTAGAACTTAACTCACACAACATGCATGACCAATCGGTTTAATTGCGTACATGTCTTTGTAAATAAGTAATTTCAGTTCATCTATGCATTATGAGATAATTTAAGTATGTTACTTACTGATTTTTTTTTATAATAACTTGGTTAAAATTGAATGTCATTTGAATAAGCATCCATCTTTAGAACATATTAAACTTGAAAATTAATTTGGTAATGTATAGCTAAAATAAGCATATACTGTTAATAAGATTCATGTGGCTCTTGAGAGAAACCATTCTTTTATCGCATTTTTGGCTCGGCCGACTACTATGAGCATTCCATGTGTCAATTTCAGAAATATTGTGCTTTAATGATGCATTTATGAAGCACCTCCTTATCCTATCAACTTACATTTAAAAGTTTCTGGATTAGCACGCTGCATCTTCCTCGTATTGGGTCTCTTGGCTGATCCTCCACTATAAATCTATCCACCCTTATTGCTTTCAACTCACCAAAACAAAGCAACTCTCCTTTGCCGCTTTATCCCTTTGTTGGAAATGGCTCGCAAGAAGGTGGCCCTCCGATACATCCTCGATAAAAAGTCCAGATGCAGTACTTCAAAGAAGCGGTGTGAGGGCCTAAGGAAGAAGGCGGAGGAGTTGGCCATCATGTGCAAGGCCAAGGCCTGTGTGCTAGTATATGGCGAGGGCGAGGCGGCACCGCAGGTGTTCCCGTCCCCCGCTGAGGCGGTGCCTGTCCTGAACCGGTATAAGAATATGCCgggggggaacttcaagaagacggTGAATCATGAAGGCTTTCTCAACCAACATTTTGATAAGCTCCGGGCCAAGTGCCACAAACTCCAGGGCGTCTGTGAAGACAACGAGACCAGAATCCTCCTACACAAGGCCATGCTCAGAAGCAACCTCTCGAGCCTTGATGGCCTCAACATCGAGGATCTCACCAATGTTGGCCGAAAGCTAGAGGTGATCCTCCAGAGCATGGGGGAAAGCATCACAAAAATTAGTGGCCAACCACCTGTCTTCCAGCCCCAGGAGCCATACGTCACCAACACCATGGACATGGGGTCTCCAGCAATGTATCACGCACCACTGCCAGCTCCATACGTCACCGACTACATGCACACGGAGTCTTCGTCGACTTATCACGCGCCACCACCAGCTCCATACATCACTCACAACATGGACATGGGGTCTTCGATGATGTATCCGGCAGCAGCAACAGTTCCCTATGTCACTAGTGGCATGGACATGGGGCCTCCCACGATGTTTAAGGCTCCGCCGCAGCGACAAGAGGATTCACTTGACATGATGAGGTATGGAGGAGACCTTAACGCCCTGGTCTATAGTGGCCACAATTCTAGTGGCCGTAATGACACCAACACAAGCACAGTCTTCCCTAGCAGTGATATTCACCCGAAGAGGTCATTTGAGGTGGGGTTCGGTTGGCAGTTCGGTGGCACTGATCCTGAAGCGTCTTCTTCAAGTCCTTTCCCCCCAATGTAAGCAAGGAGAGGATACATGTAATCCCATTAATAATAAGAGACATGTAATCTTGGTTGTGT
Protein-coding regions in this window:
- the LOC123168908 gene encoding uncharacterized protein — encoded protein: MARKKVALRYILDKKSRCSTSKKRCEGLRKKAEELAIMCKAKACVLVYGEGEAAPQVFPSPAEAVPVLNRYKNMPGGNFKKTVNHEGFLNQHFDKLRAKCHKLQGVCEDNETRILLHKAMLRSNLSSLDGLNIEDLTNVGRKLEVILQSMGESITKISGQPPVFQPQEPYVTNTMDMGSPAMYHAPLPAPYVTDYMHTESSSTYHAPPPAPYITHNMDMGSSMMYPAAATVPYVTSGMDMGPPTMFKAPPQRQEDSLDMMRYGGDLNALVYSGHNSSGRNDTNTSTVFPSSDIHPKRSFEVGFGWQFGGTDPEASSSSPFPPITLPKKSVRHSETTGKAYPTRNAKGAMENEVLNGLFNNITWDVASNSKHVILPCFTNCKWACLKHGEGIYLVKC